A single region of the Microlunatus panaciterrae genome encodes:
- the eno gene encoding phosphopyruvate hydratase gives MASIEFVGAREILDSRGNPTVEVEVILDDGSEGRAAVPSGASTGAFEAVELRDGGKRYGGKGVSKAVLGVIDQLGPELVGYDASEQRLVDQAMLDLDATDNKAKLGANAILGVSLAVAHAAAQSAELPLYRYIGGPNAHTLPVPMMNILNGGAHADSDVDVQEFMIAPIGASTYRDALEQGVSVYHALKSVLKKQGLSTGLGDEGGFAPSLPRNVAALELIATAIESAGLKLGTDIGLALDVASTEFFDAKAGTYGFEGKQLSADEMIAIYEEWLAAFPIVSIEDPLAEDDWAGWSGLVSKVGADVQVVGDDLFVTNVERLRRGIDEKAANALLVKVNQIGSLTETLDAVDLAHRAGFACMMSHRSGETEDTTIADLAVATNCGQIKTGAPARSDRVAKYNQLLRIEEDLDDAARYAGASAFPRFAAKGKASR, from the coding sequence GTGGCCAGTATTGAGTTCGTCGGCGCGCGCGAGATCCTGGATTCTCGCGGCAATCCCACGGTCGAGGTCGAGGTAATCCTGGATGACGGATCCGAGGGCCGTGCTGCGGTCCCGTCCGGTGCCTCGACCGGAGCCTTCGAGGCCGTCGAGCTGCGTGATGGCGGCAAGCGCTACGGCGGCAAGGGTGTCAGCAAGGCCGTCCTCGGCGTGATCGACCAGCTCGGCCCCGAGCTGGTGGGCTACGACGCCAGCGAGCAGCGGCTGGTCGACCAGGCCATGCTGGATCTGGACGCCACCGACAACAAGGCCAAACTGGGCGCCAACGCCATTCTCGGCGTCTCGCTGGCGGTCGCGCACGCCGCGGCCCAGTCGGCTGAGCTGCCGTTGTACCGCTACATCGGTGGCCCCAATGCCCACACCCTGCCGGTGCCGATGATGAACATTCTCAACGGCGGTGCCCACGCCGACAGCGATGTCGACGTCCAGGAGTTCATGATCGCGCCGATCGGTGCGTCGACCTACCGGGACGCCCTCGAGCAGGGCGTCAGCGTCTACCACGCACTCAAGTCGGTGCTCAAGAAGCAGGGCCTGTCCACCGGTCTGGGTGATGAGGGCGGTTTCGCGCCGAGCCTGCCGCGGAACGTGGCTGCGCTGGAGCTGATCGCGACCGCCATCGAGAGCGCCGGACTGAAGCTCGGCACCGACATCGGGCTCGCCCTGGATGTGGCCAGCACCGAGTTCTTCGATGCGAAGGCCGGCACCTACGGCTTCGAGGGCAAGCAACTCTCCGCGGACGAGATGATCGCCATCTACGAGGAGTGGCTGGCCGCCTTCCCGATCGTGTCGATCGAGGACCCGCTGGCGGAGGACGACTGGGCCGGCTGGAGCGGCCTGGTCAGCAAGGTCGGCGCCGACGTCCAGGTGGTCGGCGACGACCTGTTCGTCACCAACGTCGAGCGGCTGCGGCGCGGCATCGACGAGAAGGCAGCCAACGCCCTGCTGGTGAAGGTGAACCAGATCGGCTCGCTGACTGAGACCCTGGACGCCGTCGACCTGGCTCACCGGGCCGGCTTCGCCTGCATGATGAGCCACCGGTCCGGTGAGACCGAGGACACCACCATCGCCGACCTGGCGGTGGCGACGAACTGCGGTCAGATCAAGACCGGCGCCCCGGCACGGTCGGACCGGGTCGCCAAGTACAACCAGTTGCTGCGGATCGAGGAGGACCTCGATGACGCCGCCCGCTACGCCGGCGCCTCGGCCTTCCCGCGGTTCGCTGCGAAGGGCAAGGCAAGCAGGTAA
- a CDS encoding MazG family protein, which produces METLRRECPWDAEQTHHSLVQYLLEETLETVEAIESGDESHLREELGDLLLQVVFHATIAAERPDGFSLEDVARGVADKLIARHPYVFASDDVPTDLHATWEQRKAAEKGRTSVLEGIPEKMSAVARAGKIIARARARDVPLDLPTDPVEADTVGQDVINLVARAHAQGIDAEQAIRQAVRTLETQVLAAESASQP; this is translated from the coding sequence ATGGAGACGCTGAGGCGGGAGTGTCCTTGGGACGCCGAACAGACCCACCACAGCCTGGTGCAGTATCTGCTCGAGGAGACCCTGGAGACGGTCGAGGCGATCGAGTCCGGCGATGAGAGTCACCTGCGCGAGGAGCTCGGCGACCTGCTGCTGCAGGTCGTCTTCCACGCCACCATCGCGGCCGAGAGGCCCGACGGCTTCAGCCTGGAGGACGTCGCCCGCGGCGTCGCTGACAAGCTGATCGCGCGCCATCCGTACGTCTTCGCCTCCGACGATGTGCCGACCGACCTGCACGCGACCTGGGAGCAGCGCAAGGCGGCCGAGAAGGGCCGTACCTCGGTGCTGGAGGGGATTCCGGAGAAGATGTCGGCGGTGGCGCGCGCCGGCAAGATCATCGCCCGGGCCCGAGCGAGGGACGTTCCGCTCGACCTGCCGACCGACCCGGTCGAGGCGGACACGGTCGGACAGGACGTGATCAACCTCGTCGCCCGCGCCCATGCCCAGGGGATCGACGCCGAACAGGCCATTCGCCAGGCCGTCCGCACCCTCGAGACCCAGGTGCTGGCGGCAGAGTCCGCCAGCCAGCCCTGA
- the mfd gene encoding transcription-repair coupling factor: MTLSGLVDLLAQDPTISEAVGDARSRALSALDLTAPPALRPLIAAVLAAPPERGGAGRPVLVVTSTYREAEDVTAALQSLLSEEAVAYYPAWETLPHERLSPRSDTVGRRLAVLRRLAGRDGTEPLRVIVAPVRSVLQPQVKGLADLTPVQLTVGEDIDLADLTRALVGAAYVRVDLVERRGEFAVRGGIVDIFPPTEEHPVRIDFFGDTVEEIRYFSVADQRSSDLVRQDIIASPCRELLLTDEVRGRAAALAEQHPELIEMLEKIAQGHAVDGMEALSPVLVDGMELLVELLPEDTHVLVCDPELVRGRAIDLVTTSQEFLHASWAAAAGGGKAPIDLGASAYQPLADVRQTALARGLAWWSLSPFSAGPGAEQSLVRTDDGDLVDFSTQVSTAGVEARTIAAHAAETYRGDTEHAVRDIAAKVADDWRVVLVAEGKGTSHRMAEVLAEREIGTRSVDTLTDEPAARMVTVTTGELRHGFLADAVKLAVFTAGDLSGQRGVADKSSRRMPARRKNQIDPLELSAGDPVVHEQHGVGRYLEMVQRAVAGSTREYLVIEYAPSRRGQPADRLYVPMDQLDQVTRYVGGESPTLDKMGGGDWAKRKGRARKAVREIAAELIKLYAARQASRGHAFGPDTTWQRELEDAFNFVETPDQLACIDEVKRDMEQIVPMDRLICGDVGYGKTEIAVRAAFKAVQDGKQVAVLVPTTLLVQQHHATFADRYAGFPINVAPLSRFQSDAEAKATKEGVKSGKIDVVVGTHRLLSGEVQFKDLGLVIIDEEQRFGVEHKEQLKKLRMDVDVLAMSATPIPRTLEMAITGIREMSTIATPPEERHPVLTFAGPYDEAQVTAAIRRELLREGQVFYIHNRVTSIDKVAKKISELVPEARVVTAHGQMGEHRLEQVMVDFWERRADVLVCTTIVEAGLDISSANTLLIERADLLGLSQLHQLRGRVGRGRERGYAYFLYPPEKPLTETAHDRLATIAAHTDLGAGMAVAMKDLEIRGAGNLLGGEQSGHIADVGFDLYIRLVGEAVAEYRGVETEPEPEVRIELSVEAHLPTDYVESERLRLEMYKRLAEVRSEADIEAVVAELTDRYGPPTRPVLNLLEVARFRLVARKAGLSEIVSQGNYIRFGPAKLAESKLLRLNRLHPRSIVKEAAGIILVPRPMTAPIGGEQVRDSDLLEWCTRVVHDIFATG; encoded by the coding sequence GTGACCCTTTCGGGACTCGTCGATCTTCTTGCGCAGGACCCCACCATCTCCGAGGCTGTCGGTGATGCACGCTCGCGCGCGCTCAGCGCCCTGGACCTCACCGCCCCGCCGGCCCTTCGACCGCTGATCGCGGCCGTCCTGGCAGCACCGCCAGAACGCGGTGGAGCCGGCCGGCCGGTGCTGGTCGTCACCTCCACCTACCGCGAGGCCGAGGACGTCACCGCCGCCTTGCAGTCGCTGCTCAGCGAGGAGGCCGTCGCCTACTACCCGGCCTGGGAGACCCTGCCGCACGAACGGCTCAGTCCACGCTCGGACACCGTCGGCCGCCGGCTCGCCGTGCTGCGCCGGCTGGCCGGACGTGACGGCACTGAGCCGTTGCGGGTCATCGTGGCACCGGTACGCAGCGTGCTGCAGCCGCAGGTCAAGGGCCTGGCCGACCTGACCCCGGTCCAGCTCACCGTCGGCGAGGACATCGACCTGGCCGACCTGACCCGGGCGCTCGTCGGGGCCGCATACGTCCGCGTCGACCTGGTCGAGCGGCGCGGTGAGTTCGCCGTCCGCGGCGGCATCGTCGACATCTTCCCGCCGACCGAGGAGCATCCGGTCCGGATCGACTTCTTCGGTGACACGGTGGAGGAGATCCGCTACTTCTCCGTTGCCGACCAGCGTTCCAGCGACCTGGTACGGCAGGACATCATCGCCTCGCCCTGCCGCGAGCTGCTGCTCACCGACGAGGTCAGGGGCCGTGCCGCAGCGCTTGCGGAACAGCACCCGGAGCTGATCGAGATGCTAGAGAAGATCGCCCAGGGCCATGCCGTCGACGGCATGGAGGCGCTGTCGCCGGTGCTGGTGGACGGGATGGAGCTGCTGGTCGAGCTGCTGCCCGAGGACACCCATGTGCTGGTCTGCGACCCCGAGCTGGTGCGTGGCCGCGCCATCGACCTGGTTACCACCAGCCAGGAGTTCCTGCACGCGTCCTGGGCGGCCGCGGCCGGTGGCGGCAAGGCGCCGATCGACCTGGGCGCCTCCGCGTACCAGCCCCTGGCCGACGTGCGCCAGACAGCGCTGGCCCGCGGGCTTGCCTGGTGGTCGCTGTCGCCGTTCAGCGCCGGGCCGGGAGCCGAACAGTCCCTGGTGCGCACCGACGACGGCGACCTCGTCGACTTCTCCACCCAGGTGTCGACCGCCGGCGTCGAGGCGCGGACGATCGCCGCCCACGCCGCCGAGACCTACCGCGGCGACACCGAGCACGCGGTCCGCGACATCGCGGCGAAGGTGGCCGATGACTGGCGGGTGGTGCTGGTCGCGGAGGGTAAGGGCACCAGCCACCGGATGGCCGAGGTGCTCGCCGAGCGGGAGATCGGCACCAGGTCGGTCGACACGCTGACCGACGAGCCTGCTGCCCGGATGGTCACGGTCACCACCGGCGAGTTGCGGCACGGGTTCCTGGCCGATGCGGTGAAGCTGGCGGTCTTCACCGCCGGCGACCTGTCCGGCCAGCGGGGGGTCGCCGACAAGTCGAGCCGCCGGATGCCGGCCCGGCGCAAGAACCAGATCGACCCGTTGGAGCTGTCCGCGGGGGACCCGGTGGTGCACGAGCAGCACGGCGTCGGGCGCTACCTCGAGATGGTGCAGCGGGCCGTGGCCGGGTCAACCCGGGAGTATCTGGTGATCGAGTACGCCCCGTCCCGACGCGGTCAGCCCGCGGACCGGCTGTACGTACCGATGGACCAGCTGGACCAGGTCACCCGCTACGTCGGTGGCGAGTCGCCGACCCTGGACAAGATGGGCGGCGGCGACTGGGCGAAGCGCAAGGGCCGCGCCCGCAAGGCGGTCCGCGAGATCGCCGCCGAGCTGATCAAGCTGTACGCCGCCCGGCAGGCGAGCCGAGGGCACGCCTTCGGCCCGGACACCACCTGGCAGCGTGAGCTCGAGGATGCCTTCAACTTCGTCGAGACGCCTGACCAGCTCGCCTGCATCGACGAGGTCAAGCGCGACATGGAGCAGATCGTGCCGATGGACCGGTTGATCTGCGGCGACGTGGGCTACGGCAAGACCGAGATCGCGGTGCGCGCCGCGTTCAAGGCGGTCCAGGACGGCAAGCAGGTGGCCGTACTGGTGCCGACCACCCTGCTGGTGCAGCAGCACCACGCCACCTTCGCCGACCGCTATGCCGGCTTCCCGATCAATGTCGCGCCGCTCAGCCGATTCCAGAGCGATGCCGAGGCGAAGGCCACCAAGGAGGGCGTCAAGAGCGGCAAGATCGACGTTGTCGTCGGCACCCACCGGCTGCTGTCCGGCGAGGTCCAGTTCAAGGATCTCGGCCTGGTGATCATCGACGAGGAGCAGCGGTTCGGTGTCGAGCACAAGGAGCAGCTGAAGAAGCTGCGGATGGACGTCGACGTGCTGGCCATGTCGGCGACACCCATCCCGCGGACCCTGGAGATGGCGATCACCGGCATCCGGGAGATGAGCACGATCGCCACCCCGCCGGAGGAGCGGCACCCGGTGCTCACCTTCGCCGGCCCGTACGACGAGGCGCAGGTGACGGCGGCGATCCGGCGCGAGCTGCTCCGCGAGGGTCAGGTGTTCTACATCCACAACCGGGTGACCAGCATCGACAAGGTGGCCAAGAAGATCTCCGAGCTGGTGCCCGAGGCCCGGGTGGTGACCGCGCACGGACAGATGGGCGAACACCGGCTGGAGCAGGTGATGGTCGACTTCTGGGAGCGGCGCGCCGACGTACTGGTCTGTACCACCATCGTCGAGGCGGGCCTGGACATCTCCAGCGCCAACACGCTGCTGATCGAACGGGCCGACCTGCTCGGCCTGTCCCAGCTGCACCAGCTCCGCGGCCGGGTCGGCCGAGGTCGTGAGCGGGGCTACGCCTACTTCCTGTACCCGCCGGAGAAACCGCTGACCGAGACCGCCCACGACCGGCTGGCGACCATCGCCGCCCATACCGACCTGGGTGCCGGGATGGCGGTGGCCATGAAGGACCTGGAGATCCGGGGGGCCGGAAACCTGCTGGGTGGGGAGCAGTCCGGCCACATCGCCGATGTCGGCTTCGACCTGTACATCCGGCTGGTGGGGGAGGCCGTGGCGGAATACCGCGGCGTGGAGACCGAACCCGAGCCGGAGGTCCGGATCGAGCTGTCGGTCGAGGCCCACCTGCCGACCGACTACGTGGAGTCCGAACGGCTGCGGCTGGAGATGTACAAGCGGCTCGCCGAGGTGCGCTCCGAGGCCGACATCGAGGCCGTGGTGGCCGAGCTGACCGACCGTTATGGTCCGCCGACCAGGCCGGTGCTCAACCTGCTGGAGGTGGCCAGGTTCCGGTTGGTGGCTCGCAAGGCGGGACTGAGCGAGATCGTCTCGCAGGGCAACTACATCCGTTTCGGGCCCGCAAAGCTCGCCGAGTCGAAGCTGCTGCGGCTGAACCGGCTGCACCCCCGCAGCATCGTCAAGGAGGCCGCAGGCATCATTCTGGTGCCGCGACCGATGACGGCACCGATCGGCGGTGAGCAGGTGCGCGACTCGGACCTGCTGGAATGGTGTACCCGGGTGGTCCACGACATCTTCGCGACCGGCTGA
- a CDS encoding sigma 54-interacting transcriptional regulator — protein sequence MSQMEQERPSTVGQLREQGYVTRGIKQEIRDNLVHRLRSGDDAFPGIVGFGESVLPQLESALLAGHDLVLLGERGQGKTRLMRTLVSLLDEWSPEVAGCEIHDDPEHPVCVRCRALAAELGDDLPISWRHRDDRYTEKLATPDTSVGDLIGDVDPVKVAQGRTLGDPETIHYGLVPRTNRGVFGLNELPDLAERIQVALFNVLEERDIQVRGYSLRLPLDVLLIATANPEDYTNRGRIITPLKDRFGAEIRTHYLTELPDEVTLLRQEARLVAEVGDHLLEVLARLTRGLRESSSVDQRSGVSARFTIAAAEGVAASALRRAARTGEDQAVARVCDLPLVLPALLGKIEFEMGEEGRERAVLEHLLKVAVATTFRERLGGLDLSGFTNLFGEGDVVETGELVPADQLLSQLGTVPGLSKVLDRLGYTDAELTSDPPSVGQAAAAAEFVLEGLHLTRRIDKATVDGRTVYGG from the coding sequence ATGAGCCAGATGGAGCAGGAGCGTCCGTCGACAGTCGGACAGCTCCGGGAGCAGGGCTATGTCACCCGGGGCATCAAGCAGGAGATCCGCGACAACCTCGTCCACCGGCTGCGTTCGGGCGACGACGCCTTCCCGGGCATCGTCGGTTTCGGCGAGTCGGTGCTGCCCCAGCTGGAGAGCGCGCTGCTGGCCGGCCACGACCTGGTGCTGCTGGGCGAACGCGGCCAGGGCAAGACGCGGCTGATGCGGACGTTGGTGAGTCTGCTCGACGAGTGGAGCCCCGAGGTCGCCGGCTGCGAGATCCACGACGACCCCGAACACCCCGTCTGTGTCCGCTGCCGGGCGCTGGCGGCCGAGCTCGGTGATGACCTGCCGATCAGCTGGCGGCACCGCGACGACCGGTACACCGAGAAGCTCGCCACCCCGGACACCTCGGTCGGTGACCTGATCGGCGACGTCGACCCGGTCAAGGTGGCGCAGGGCCGTACCCTCGGCGACCCGGAGACCATTCACTACGGCCTCGTACCCCGGACCAACCGCGGCGTCTTCGGGCTGAACGAGCTGCCGGACCTGGCCGAGCGCATCCAGGTCGCGCTGTTCAACGTGCTCGAGGAGCGCGACATCCAAGTCCGTGGCTACTCGCTGCGGCTGCCGCTGGACGTGCTGCTGATCGCCACGGCGAACCCGGAGGACTACACCAACCGCGGCCGCATCATCACCCCGCTCAAGGACCGGTTCGGCGCCGAGATCAGGACGCACTACCTGACCGAGCTGCCCGACGAGGTGACGCTGCTGCGGCAGGAGGCCCGGCTGGTCGCCGAGGTCGGTGATCATCTGCTGGAGGTGCTGGCCAGGCTGACCCGGGGGCTGCGGGAGTCGTCCTCGGTCGATCAGCGTTCCGGGGTGTCGGCCCGCTTCACCATCGCCGCTGCGGAGGGGGTGGCCGCCTCGGCGTTGCGCCGGGCGGCGCGCACCGGTGAGGACCAGGCGGTGGCCCGGGTCTGCGACCTGCCGTTGGTGCTGCCGGCGCTGCTCGGCAAGATCGAGTTCGAGATGGGCGAGGAAGGCCGCGAACGGGCCGTCCTGGAGCATCTGCTCAAGGTCGCGGTGGCGACCACCTTCCGCGAGCGTCTGGGCGGGCTGGACCTGAGCGGGTTCACCAACCTGTTCGGGGAGGGTGACGTGGTGGAGACCGGGGAGCTGGTCCCGGCCGACCAGCTGCTGTCGCAGCTCGGCACCGTGCCGGGACTGTCGAAGGTGCTGGACCGGCTGGGCTACACCGATGCCGAGCTGACCAGCGATCCGCCCTCGGTGGGCCAGGCGGCAGCCGCGGCGGAGTTCGTACTCGAGGGGCTGCACCTGACCCGGCGGATCGACAAGGCCACGGTCGACGGCCGTACGGTCTACGGCGGCTGA
- the pth gene encoding aminoacyl-tRNA hydrolase, which produces MWLVVGLGNPGPTYAGHRHNVGYLVVDELARRAATRFSAPKGMRAEVAEGRIGGVGADAVRVALVKSRTFMNETGGPVSKLANYYKIAPERVIVIHDELDIDFTQLRVKFGGGDNGHNGLKSIRKSLNTGDFYRVRFGIGRPPGRQEPSDFVLSDFPASLRADLALEVGRAADAVECLVLEGLERTQSKFNS; this is translated from the coding sequence ATGTGGCTAGTGGTCGGGCTCGGTAATCCGGGCCCGACCTACGCAGGTCACCGGCACAACGTCGGTTACCTGGTGGTTGATGAGCTGGCGCGTCGCGCGGCCACGAGGTTCTCCGCCCCCAAGGGCATGCGGGCCGAGGTCGCCGAAGGACGGATCGGCGGCGTCGGAGCCGACGCGGTCCGGGTGGCGCTGGTCAAGTCCCGTACGTTCATGAACGAGACCGGCGGGCCGGTGTCCAAGCTGGCGAACTACTACAAGATCGCCCCGGAGCGGGTGATCGTGATCCATGACGAGCTGGACATCGACTTCACCCAGCTCAGGGTGAAGTTCGGCGGCGGCGACAACGGGCACAACGGGCTCAAGTCGATCAGGAAGTCGCTGAACACCGGGGACTTCTACCGGGTCCGGTTCGGCATCGGCCGCCCCCCGGGACGGCAGGAACCGTCGGACTTCGTACTGAGCGACTTCCCGGCCAGCCTTCGGGCCGACCTCGCCCTCGAGGTGGGCCGCGCCGCGGACGCCGTCGAGTGCCTGGTCCTCGAGGGCCTGGAACGTACCCAGAGCAAGTTCAACTCCTGA
- a CDS encoding 50S ribosomal protein L25/general stress protein Ctc: MPEVKLTAELRTEFGKGAARRIRRADKVPAVLYGHGTDPIHITLPGHETLLALRTANALLAVDVDGKSQLALPKQVQRDPIKHTIEHVDLLIVRRGEKVTVDVAVHVEGDAAPDTLVVVDRNSVSVEAEATHIPTEVVVSIEGLRAGSQILASDLKLPEGSTLIDDPEVLIVNISAQQSQEALEAELAEAEAEVGIEPTIAEGTETAEEAESGNAEAAEEASE, from the coding sequence GTGCCCGAGGTAAAGCTGACCGCCGAGTTGCGTACCGAGTTCGGCAAGGGTGCAGCGCGCCGGATCCGCCGCGCCGACAAGGTTCCCGCCGTGCTGTACGGACACGGAACCGACCCGATCCACATCACCCTGCCGGGGCACGAGACCCTGCTGGCGCTGCGTACCGCCAACGCGTTGCTGGCGGTCGACGTTGACGGCAAGTCCCAGCTGGCCCTGCCCAAGCAGGTGCAGCGCGACCCGATCAAGCACACCATCGAGCACGTCGACCTGCTGATCGTGCGCCGCGGCGAGAAGGTCACCGTCGACGTCGCTGTGCACGTCGAGGGCGACGCCGCTCCGGACACCCTGGTCGTGGTGGACCGCAACAGTGTCTCGGTCGAGGCCGAGGCCACCCACATCCCGACCGAGGTCGTGGTGTCGATCGAGGGCCTGCGGGCCGGTTCGCAGATCCTGGCCAGCGACCTGAAGCTGCCCGAGGGCTCGACGCTGATCGACGACCCCGAGGTGCTGATCGTCAACATCAGCGCCCAGCAGTCGCAGGAGGCGCTGGAGGCCGAGCTGGCCGAGGCCGAGGCTGAGGTTGGCATCGAGCCGACGATCGCCGAGGGCACCGAGACCGCTGAAGAGGCGGAGAGCGGCAATGCTGAGGCTGCTGAGGAAGCGTCCGAGTAA
- a CDS encoding ribose-phosphate diphosphokinase produces MSGVKKPTQKQLMLFSGRAFPELAGEIAELMGVEIVPTRAMNYANSEIYVRFEESVRGCDAFVIQSHAAPVNEWLMEQLIMVDALKRASAKRITVVAPFYPYARQDKKHAGREPISARLVADLYKTAGASRLMSVDLHAAQIQGFFDGPVDHLWALPVLSDYIQSKYDTSEMTVVSPDAGRVRLADMWTDKLNCSLAIIHKRRDPNIANTVAVHEVVGEVEGRVCLLVDDMIDTGGTICQAAEALMARGAKKVIAAATHPVLSGPAFDRLSASAFEEVIVTNTLPIPEERRFETLTVLSIGPLIARAINAVFEDGSVTSLFGGQS; encoded by the coding sequence GTGAGCGGTGTGAAGAAGCCCACCCAGAAGCAGTTGATGCTCTTCTCGGGGAGGGCCTTTCCCGAACTTGCCGGTGAGATCGCCGAGCTGATGGGCGTGGAGATCGTCCCGACCCGGGCGATGAACTATGCCAACTCCGAGATCTACGTACGCTTCGAGGAGTCGGTCCGCGGCTGCGACGCCTTCGTGATCCAGAGCCACGCGGCGCCGGTCAACGAGTGGCTGATGGAACAGTTGATCATGGTCGATGCGCTCAAGCGGGCGTCGGCCAAGCGGATCACCGTGGTGGCTCCGTTCTATCCGTACGCTCGTCAGGACAAGAAGCACGCCGGTCGGGAGCCGATCTCCGCCCGGCTGGTGGCCGACCTGTACAAGACCGCCGGCGCCAGCCGACTCATGTCGGTGGACCTGCACGCCGCCCAGATCCAGGGGTTCTTCGACGGGCCGGTGGACCACCTGTGGGCGTTGCCGGTGCTGTCGGACTATATCCAGTCCAAGTACGACACCTCGGAGATGACGGTCGTCTCGCCTGACGCCGGCCGGGTCCGGCTGGCGGACATGTGGACCGACAAGCTCAACTGCAGTCTGGCGATCATCCACAAGCGGCGTGACCCGAACATCGCCAACACGGTGGCGGTGCACGAGGTCGTCGGTGAGGTGGAGGGCAGGGTCTGCCTGCTGGTCGACGACATGATCGACACCGGCGGCACCATCTGCCAGGCCGCGGAGGCGCTGATGGCCCGCGGCGCCAAGAAGGTAATCGCCGCCGCGACGCACCCGGTGCTGTCCGGGCCGGCGTTCGATCGGCTGAGTGCGTCGGCGTTCGAGGAGGTCATCGTCACCAACACGCTGCCGATCCCCGAGGAGCGTCGGTTCGAGACCCTGACCGTGCTGTCGATCGGTCCGCTGATCGCGCGGGCGATCAATGCCGTCTTCGAGGACGGCTCGGTCACCAGCCTGTTCGGCGGACAGAGCTGA
- the glmU gene encoding bifunctional UDP-N-acetylglucosamine diphosphorylase/glucosamine-1-phosphate N-acetyltransferase GlmU, which translates to MSARPDPADRRAAPIAAVVVLAAGGGTRMKSARSKLLHEVAGHSMLSYAVDAATAVEPQHLVVVVGHQREQVQAHLTDIAPHVRTAVQAEQKGTGHAVQCGLAELGELAGEIVVTYGDVPMLTGETLKELVTTHREAGDAITVLTAHVANPTGYGRIIRDDDDTVARIVEERDAAEHERRVTEINSGIYVFDAEVLREGLGQLTANNDQGELYLTDVISVARRSGGRVGAFVIEDLWQTEGINDRLQLSRMNAEMNRRILERWMRAGVTIADPATTWIHADVDLAEDVTLLPGTTLQGATSVATGAVIGPETTLTDVEVGENATVTRTQGSLASIGAGAVVGPFAYLRPGTILEAKGKIGTFVETKNARIGPGAKVPHLTYAGDVVIGEGANIGAGTIFANYDGVTKAVTTVGRYSFVGSNSVLTAPVTIGDGAYVAAGSAVTGDVDPGQLAVARGRQRNINGWVARKRAGSKTAEAAAEASASSDAQTQQGDQS; encoded by the coding sequence TTGTCTGCACGGCCAGATCCCGCCGACCGGAGGGCCGCCCCTATCGCGGCCGTCGTGGTCCTCGCTGCCGGCGGCGGCACCCGGATGAAGTCGGCCCGCTCCAAGCTGCTGCACGAGGTCGCCGGGCACTCGATGCTCAGCTATGCCGTCGACGCGGCGACCGCCGTCGAGCCCCAGCACCTGGTGGTGGTGGTCGGACACCAGCGCGAGCAGGTGCAGGCGCACCTGACCGACATCGCCCCGCACGTGAGGACGGCGGTGCAGGCCGAGCAGAAGGGCACCGGGCATGCCGTGCAGTGCGGCCTGGCCGAGCTCGGAGAGCTCGCCGGTGAGATCGTCGTGACGTACGGCGATGTGCCGATGCTGACCGGCGAGACGCTGAAGGAGCTGGTGACGACGCATCGGGAGGCCGGCGACGCCATCACGGTGTTGACCGCGCATGTCGCCAACCCGACCGGATACGGCCGGATCATCCGCGACGACGACGACACCGTCGCCCGGATCGTCGAAGAGCGCGACGCGGCCGAGCATGAACGCCGGGTGACCGAGATCAACTCGGGCATCTACGTGTTCGACGCGGAGGTGCTGCGGGAGGGTCTCGGTCAGCTCACCGCCAACAACGACCAGGGCGAGCTCTACCTGACCGACGTGATCTCGGTCGCCCGCCGGTCCGGTGGCAGAGTCGGTGCCTTCGTGATCGAGGACCTGTGGCAGACCGAAGGGATCAACGACCGGCTGCAGCTGTCGAGGATGAACGCCGAGATGAACAGGCGGATCCTGGAGCGGTGGATGCGGGCCGGTGTCACCATCGCCGACCCAGCCACCACCTGGATCCACGCCGACGTCGACCTGGCCGAGGACGTCACCCTGCTACCGGGCACGACGCTGCAGGGGGCCACGTCGGTCGCCACCGGGGCCGTGATCGGGCCGGAGACGACACTGACCGACGTCGAGGTGGGGGAGAACGCCACCGTCACCCGCACCCAGGGGTCGCTCGCCTCCATCGGGGCCGGCGCCGTGGTCGGACCGTTCGCCTACCTGCGGCCCGGCACGATCCTCGAGGCGAAGGGCAAGATCGGTACCTTCGTCGAGACCAAGAACGCCCGGATCGGACCGGGCGCGAAGGTGCCGCATCTGACCTACGCCGGCGACGTCGTGATCGGTGAGGGCGCCAACATCGGAGCCGGCACCATCTTCGCCAACTACGACGGGGTCACCAAGGCCGTCACCACAGTCGGCCGGTACAGCTTCGTCGGCAGCAACTCGGTGTTGACCGCACCGGTCACCATCGGTGACGGCGCCTACGTGGCGGCCGGGTCCGCGGTGACCGGCGACGTCGACCCGGGTCAGCTCGCGGTGGCGCGCGGCCGACAGCGCAACATCAATGGCTGGGTCGCCCGCAAGCGCGCCGGCTCCAAGACAGCCGAGGCGGCAGCTGAGGCATCCGCCTCCTCCGATGCCCAGACCCAGCAGGGAGACCAGTCGTGA